Proteins found in one Bacteroidales bacterium WCE2008 genomic segment:
- a CDS encoding Carboxypeptidase regulatory-like domain-containing protein, with amino-acid sequence MLAIISMVASTVAYAQVTTASIAGRVSDKDGAVEGAPVIAVYTATGATYYSVTDQRGYFRINGVTPGGPYVVKVEMLGYRKVETQGVYAPLGETVTVNATLEDEALSLDAAVFIADATDSGMNIDRSGAGTSVSQKTMSSLPSVNRSMNDVMRLTPQASVTSNGLSVGGGNYRSSYVTVDGAAFNNAFGIGSNLPAGGSPISLDAIEQMSVSITPFDVRHSGFTGGAINAVTKSGTNEWHASVYNYFGGDQLVGDRVEEEKLALSKAISNTTGFTIGGPIIKNKLFFFVNGEYAIDTVPGSSKVAAEGTGRIGENFKPGSTTVRPTETFLNEVKDYLAEKYGYNPGRYQGYSLETPDWKIMARVDWLINQDHKFNVRFSHTHNYASSSPSSSVNPINPNPYNRNSFGRTSDYAMYFESNRYYQEQNFTSFAAELNSRLFGGKGENILRFTWSHQDEPRSFVGGNFPTVDILENFDGDGDGVIEDKYADRAVITSFGPDPFTYGNLRDVQTYVATDEFSYRLGRHNLVAGLQFEYDNTKNGFMQGGLGYYVFNSWESFKNNEKPVAFAITHSNRDDLAQVYPSFEYMQTSIYLQDEVSFSDYFKLTGGVRFEIPVFPTIENNENKAFLELAKGNNTLSGHSTADMPKARVNISPRLGFNWDVLKNRSLIVRGGTGIYTGRIPFVWIVSAAGNSNCLQAQFIDTDGTKENTPHFHATTSEILEELYGGTFKAQDLPAPTGATIMDKNLKMPTSWKSSLAVDANLPGGIKATLEGIVNKDLTSVTATRLGYVKDAAGLSLPGEPSARSKYIAETIADKAAPAPYYLQNVDVNGHYYSITAQLQKDFNFGLSLMAAYTHSGAKSVHEGYGDQVSSLYNGGNNGVNGSMEPELGYSAFVAPNRVIANVSYRTDKGTTFGLFYEGVNSMYVNGYAYSRHSYTFNKNLTGEGGANSLIYIPTDAELANMPFASEDNKAAFKKFIEEDSYLSKNRGEYSTRGGVVAPMVHRFNFKVSQDVNFNIAGKVTTLQLGLDINNIGNLINSNWGLAKSLNSEGILAYNGGKYTFTAPQITTYKGVANTWQMLLSARLFF; translated from the coding sequence ATGCTTGCGATCATCTCGATGGTTGCGAGCACTGTCGCCTATGCACAGGTGACTACAGCTTCAATCGCCGGCCGTGTCAGCGACAAGGACGGTGCTGTTGAAGGAGCTCCAGTTATCGCAGTCTATACAGCCACTGGCGCTACCTACTATTCTGTAACTGACCAGCGCGGTTATTTCCGTATCAACGGCGTGACCCCTGGCGGCCCTTATGTCGTAAAAGTCGAGATGCTCGGCTATCGCAAGGTCGAGACTCAAGGTGTATATGCACCTCTGGGAGAGACCGTTACAGTAAACGCTACTCTCGAGGACGAGGCCCTCAGCCTTGACGCCGCAGTATTCATTGCAGACGCTACTGACTCAGGAATGAACATCGACCGTTCTGGCGCCGGCACATCTGTCAGCCAGAAGACCATGAGCTCACTCCCTTCAGTCAACCGTAGCATGAACGATGTCATGAGACTTACCCCTCAGGCTTCAGTGACCTCAAACGGTCTTTCTGTCGGCGGTGGTAACTATCGTTCATCTTATGTGACTGTCGACGGTGCTGCATTCAACAACGCTTTCGGTATCGGTTCCAACCTGCCTGCAGGCGGTAGCCCTATCTCCCTCGATGCTATCGAGCAGATGAGCGTAAGCATCACTCCGTTTGACGTACGTCATTCCGGCTTTACCGGCGGCGCAATCAACGCTGTGACCAAGAGCGGTACCAACGAGTGGCATGCTTCTGTCTACAACTACTTCGGCGGCGATCAGCTTGTCGGCGACCGCGTAGAGGAGGAGAAACTTGCTCTCTCCAAGGCAATCAGCAACACCACCGGTTTCACCATCGGCGGTCCTATTATCAAGAACAAACTCTTCTTCTTCGTCAACGGAGAGTACGCCATCGACACTGTCCCTGGTTCATCCAAGGTGGCAGCCGAGGGTACCGGCCGCATCGGAGAGAACTTCAAGCCGGGTTCTACCACTGTTCGTCCTACCGAGACCTTCCTCAACGAGGTCAAGGACTACCTTGCTGAGAAATACGGCTATAATCCGGGAAGATACCAGGGTTACTCCCTCGAGACTCCGGACTGGAAGATCATGGCTCGCGTAGACTGGCTCATCAACCAGGACCACAAGTTCAACGTGCGCTTCAGCCATACCCACAACTATGCTTCAAGCAGCCCGTCCAGCTCAGTAAACCCTATCAACCCTAACCCATACAACAGGAACTCATTCGGCCGTACATCAGACTATGCGATGTACTTCGAGAGCAACCGTTACTACCAGGAGCAGAACTTCACTTCCTTCGCAGCCGAGCTTAACAGCCGTCTGTTCGGAGGCAAGGGCGAGAACATCCTCCGCTTCACATGGTCACACCAGGACGAGCCACGCAGCTTCGTGGGCGGCAACTTCCCGACTGTCGACATCCTCGAAAACTTCGACGGTGACGGCGACGGCGTGATCGAAGACAAATACGCAGACCGTGCGGTCATCACCTCATTCGGTCCTGACCCATTCACATACGGCAACCTTCGTGACGTGCAGACTTATGTCGCTACCGACGAGTTCTCATACAGGCTCGGCCGTCACAACCTCGTAGCCGGTCTCCAGTTCGAGTATGACAACACCAAGAACGGCTTCATGCAGGGCGGTCTCGGTTACTATGTATTCAACTCATGGGAGTCATTCAAGAATAACGAAAAGCCTGTAGCATTCGCCATCACCCACTCTAACCGTGACGACCTCGCTCAGGTTTACCCTTCATTCGAGTACATGCAGACCTCAATATATCTCCAGGATGAGGTATCGTTCAGCGATTACTTCAAGCTCACCGGAGGCGTTCGTTTCGAGATCCCTGTATTCCCTACTATCGAGAACAACGAGAACAAGGCATTCCTCGAGCTCGCCAAGGGCAACAACACTCTCAGCGGCCATTCTACCGCCGACATGCCTAAGGCTCGCGTCAACATCTCTCCAAGACTCGGTTTCAACTGGGATGTGCTCAAGAACAGGAGCCTGATCGTACGTGGAGGTACCGGTATCTACACCGGACGTATTCCATTCGTATGGATCGTATCTGCAGCCGGAAACAGCAACTGTCTCCAGGCACAGTTTATCGATACCGACGGTACCAAGGAAAACACTCCTCACTTCCACGCCACCACATCTGAAATCCTCGAGGAACTCTACGGCGGCACCTTCAAGGCCCAGGATCTTCCTGCACCTACCGGCGCTACAATCATGGACAAGAACCTCAAGATGCCTACCAGCTGGAAGTCATCTCTCGCTGTCGACGCAAACCTTCCTGGCGGCATAAAGGCCACCCTCGAAGGTATCGTCAACAAGGATCTCACCAGCGTTACCGCTACCCGTCTCGGATATGTCAAGGATGCGGCTGGCCTCAGCCTTCCTGGCGAGCCTTCTGCAAGGTCTAAGTATATTGCAGAGACTATAGCCGACAAGGCTGCTCCTGCTCCTTACTATCTCCAGAACGTTGACGTAAACGGTCACTATTACTCGATCACCGCACAGCTCCAGAAGGACTTCAACTTCGGTCTCTCCCTCATGGCTGCTTACACCCACAGTGGTGCCAAGTCAGTACACGAAGGCTACGGCGACCAGGTTTCTTCTCTCTACAACGGCGGAAACAACGGTGTCAACGGTTCGATGGAGCCTGAGCTCGGATACTCTGCTTTCGTAGCTCCTAACAGGGTTATCGCAAACGTAAGCTACCGTACCGACAAGGGTACCACCTTCGGTCTCTTCTATGAGGGTGTCAACAGCATGTATGTCAATGGATACGCATACTCAAGACATTCTTACACATTCAACAAGAACCTCACCGGAGAGGGCGGCGCAAACAGCCTCATCTACATCCCTACGGATGCCGAGCTCGCAAACATGCCTTTCGCAAGCGAGGACAACAAGGCTGCCTTCAAGAAGTTCATCGAGGAGGACAGCTACCTCTCAAAGAACAGGGGTGAGTACTCAACCAGAGGCGGCGTTGTCGCTCCTATGGTGCATAGGTTCAACTTCAAGGTTTCCCAGGATGTCAACTTCAACATCGCCGGCAAGGTTACTACCCTCCAGCTCGGTCTTGACATCAACAACATCGGCAACCTCATCAACTCCAACTGGGGTCTTGCCAAGTCTCTCAACTCAGAGGGAATCCTCGCTTACAATGGCGGCAAGTACACCTTCACCGCGCCTCAGATTACCACCTACAAGGGCGTGGCAAACACCTGGCAGATGCTTCTCAGCGCAAGGCTCTTCTTCTAA
- a CDS encoding Carboxypeptidase regulatory-like domain-containing protein produces MKHAIKFVLLAMALVFAGNVAVAQVTTSALSGKVVDGNGESVIGAAVVATHEPSGTVYGAITNADGRYTIQGMRSGGPYKVEVSCLGYQEVIYTDITLILAETYNLNASVKESSEFLSEAVVISEAVSKFAQEKTGAATNINNSQILALPTVSRSITDVTRLSPYGGNGMSFAGTDGRTANFTVDGANFNNNFGLSSNLPGGGNPISLDAIQELQVVISPYDVRQTNFIGGGVNAVTKSGTNTFKGTAYVYHRNENLRGDTIYGHQIPSAREKDRTTIYGMTFGGPIIKNKLFFFVNAEQTKIPSVVNRWKGSEDGVADVENFLSRTTLSDLERVSKHVMDKYGYNTGSYTDFPADESNTKFLVRLDWNINDKHKLAIRYNYTLNKVWNSPNATSMDGGTRASGSRMSQYSMSFANSMYSMDNYVKTFSVDLNSRLSDNLSNQFLATFSKLDDIRGSNSSEFPFIDILAPDETGNDNNYMALGYELFTWNNAVHNTVANVKDDLTFFFGSHKLMAGFNFEYQMADNQYMRNGTGYYRYKSVDDFINGATPEVVCLTYGYDGESKPAARVQSNKLGIYAQDDWQASDKLKLTYGLRIDGLFYNNDDLMTNQAIKDLKYFDNNGKERHIDTGKWPSAKVTLSPRVGFIYDVFGNKTLKVRGGTGLFSGRLPLVFFTNMPTNGGLVQYQAQLNAKTKIFDGKKNEWVKGFENYSGTYTSNSNGDRYLDMTQFNGGLVTDANGNANIAALYNKLTGIGYPTTVSPKDGVVPSAICGVVRNFKMPQVWKTSLAVDYVIPVSFPLSVSAEGIVKKTINDVTITDWAIPSVGGFSRFNGADNRPIYPDDFRTNAKAFMLENTSKGYGYSLSFSVNASPVEGLDLMAAYTRTASKELTGMPGSAAESAFTYVPTKEGPNHIRLHNSQYVTPDRFVASLNYSDKSNNHYSFIYEAWKGGYNYSYMLTNDMNGDGYKYDALYIPTDAQVVNGDFRFASEDDAERFMSYVHKDVYLSKHQGEYAEPYSLYSPWVNRLDFSYKHDFKVRIAGSVNTLQISFDVKNVLNLFNSKWGVSKILNPVIGQEARILNYDGVDADGYAVFSTPKSVSGSTPTFVPATTIGQLWYASIGIKYMFN; encoded by the coding sequence ATGAAACATGCTATTAAGTTTGTTTTGCTCGCAATGGCTCTTGTCTTTGCGGGTAACGTTGCTGTTGCCCAGGTGACGACCTCCGCCCTCAGCGGTAAAGTTGTCGATGGCAATGGCGAGTCTGTCATCGGAGCTGCCGTGGTGGCAACTCACGAGCCTTCAGGTACCGTGTATGGTGCCATTACCAATGCCGATGGTCGTTATACCATTCAGGGTATGCGTAGTGGCGGTCCTTACAAAGTTGAGGTTTCATGTCTCGGCTACCAGGAAGTGATCTACACAGACATTACCCTCATCCTTGCAGAAACATATAACCTCAATGCTTCAGTGAAGGAATCATCAGAGTTCCTCAGCGAAGCAGTCGTAATCAGCGAGGCTGTATCCAAGTTTGCACAGGAGAAGACGGGTGCTGCGACTAATATCAACAATTCCCAGATCCTGGCATTGCCTACCGTTTCCAGAAGCATCACTGACGTGACAAGGCTTTCTCCTTATGGCGGAAACGGAATGAGCTTCGCCGGAACCGACGGACGTACCGCCAACTTCACCGTGGACGGTGCCAACTTCAACAACAACTTCGGACTGAGTTCCAACCTTCCTGGCGGTGGCAACCCTATCTCTCTCGATGCCATCCAGGAGCTTCAGGTCGTGATCTCTCCTTACGATGTCCGTCAGACCAACTTCATCGGAGGCGGTGTCAACGCCGTTACCAAGTCAGGTACGAACACCTTCAAGGGTACAGCGTATGTATATCATCGCAACGAGAACCTCCGCGGAGACACAATCTACGGTCACCAGATTCCTTCCGCACGCGAGAAAGACCGTACCACTATCTACGGTATGACTTTCGGCGGCCCGATCATCAAGAACAAGCTCTTCTTCTTCGTAAACGCTGAGCAGACAAAGATCCCTTCTGTCGTCAACCGTTGGAAAGGTTCCGAGGATGGCGTCGCCGACGTGGAGAACTTCCTGTCACGTACTACTCTTTCTGACCTCGAGAGGGTCTCAAAGCATGTCATGGACAAGTATGGTTATAATACCGGTTCTTACACAGACTTCCCGGCAGACGAGAGCAATACCAAGTTCCTCGTACGTCTCGACTGGAACATCAATGACAAGCACAAACTTGCCATACGTTACAACTATACCCTCAACAAGGTATGGAACTCTCCTAACGCGACTTCAATGGACGGCGGTACCAGAGCTTCCGGCTCCCGTATGTCCCAGTACTCTATGTCCTTCGCCAACTCCATGTACTCGATGGACAATTACGTGAAGACTTTCTCAGTCGACCTCAACAGCCGTCTCTCAGACAATCTCTCGAACCAGTTCCTCGCTACATTCTCCAAGCTCGACGATATCCGCGGATCCAACTCAAGCGAGTTCCCGTTCATCGATATCCTCGCTCCGGACGAGACTGGCAACGACAACAACTACATGGCCCTCGGATATGAGCTCTTTACATGGAACAACGCAGTGCACAACACCGTTGCCAATGTAAAGGATGACCTTACATTTTTCTTTGGCAGCCATAAGCTGATGGCCGGCTTCAACTTCGAGTACCAGATGGCCGACAACCAGTACATGCGTAACGGTACAGGCTACTATCGCTACAAATCCGTCGATGATTTCATTAACGGCGCTACTCCTGAGGTTGTCTGCCTTACTTACGGCTATGACGGCGAATCCAAGCCGGCAGCCCGCGTGCAGTCTAACAAGCTTGGTATCTATGCCCAGGATGACTGGCAGGCAAGTGACAAGCTTAAGCTCACCTATGGTCTCCGTATCGACGGCCTGTTCTACAACAACGACGACCTTATGACCAACCAGGCCATCAAGGACCTCAAGTATTTTGACAACAATGGCAAAGAACGTCATATCGATACCGGAAAGTGGCCTTCAGCCAAGGTGACCCTGTCTCCGAGAGTCGGCTTCATCTATGACGTATTCGGCAACAAGACTCTTAAGGTACGTGGTGGTACCGGTCTCTTCTCAGGCCGACTCCCTCTCGTATTCTTCACCAACATGCCTACCAACGGCGGTCTCGTACAGTATCAGGCTCAGCTCAACGCAAAGACCAAGATATTTGACGGCAAGAAGAACGAATGGGTAAAGGGCTTCGAGAACTACTCCGGAACATATACTTCCAATTCAAACGGAGACCGTTATCTTGACATGACTCAGTTCAACGGCGGTCTCGTAACAGATGCCAACGGCAATGCCAACATCGCCGCTCTCTACAACAAGCTTACCGGCATTGGCTATCCTACTACCGTTTCTCCTAAAGACGGCGTGGTGCCTTCAGCCATCTGCGGCGTTGTACGTAACTTCAAGATGCCTCAGGTATGGAAGACCTCCCTTGCTGTCGATTATGTGATCCCGGTATCGTTCCCTCTCTCCGTATCTGCCGAGGGTATTGTCAAGAAGACCATCAATGACGTAACCATCACCGACTGGGCTATCCCTTCAGTAGGCGGTTTCTCCCGTTTCAACGGTGCAGACAACCGTCCTATCTATCCGGATGACTTCCGTACCAACGCCAAGGCGTTCATGCTCGAGAATACCAGCAAGGGATATGGCTACTCACTGTCATTCTCTGTGAATGCTTCTCCTGTCGAGGGACTCGACCTCATGGCAGCATACACCCGTACCGCAAGCAAGGAGCTTACCGGTATGCCTGGTTCCGCAGCCGAGTCTGCATTCACCTATGTTCCTACCAAGGAAGGCCCTAACCACATCCGCCTGCACAACTCGCAGTATGTGACTCCGGACCGTTTCGTAGCTTCATTGAACTACTCTGACAAGTCGAACAACCATTATAGCTTCATCTACGAGGCATGGAAGGGTGGCTACAACTATTCATACATGCTTACCAACGACATGAACGGCGATGGTTACAAGTATGATGCTCTTTACATCCCTACTGACGCCCAGGTAGTCAACGGTGACTTCAGGTTCGCTTCTGAGGATGATGCCGAGCGCTTCATGTCATATGTCCACAAGGATGTATACCTCAGCAAGCACCAGGGCGAGTACGCAGAGCCTTACAGCCTCTATTCTCCATGGGTCAACCGTCTTGACTTCAGCTACAAGCATGACTTCAAGGTAAGGATTGCAGGTTCTGTCAACACACTCCAGATCAGCTTTGATGTCAAGAACGTGCTCAATCTCTTCAACTCCAAGTGGGGTGTCAGCAAGATCCTCAACCCTGTCATCGGCCAGGAGGCAAGAATCCTCAACTACGATGGCGTGGATGCAGATGGCTATGCTGTATTCTCTACTCCGAAGTCTGTCAGCGGCTCAACTCCGACTTTCGTTCCAGCAACGACTATCGGACAGCTCTGGTATGCTTCTATCGGTATCAAGTACATGTTCAACTAA